The genomic window TCAATGGTGGGAACGATTCAATGGTTATGGGACGAAATTATAACGATACCACCTGGATTTTGATACTTAACTTAACTAATGGCACAGCGCCACTGGCAGATATATTTtggatgtgtgaaaatgatcttCAGGTAAGAACTGTGCTGCCAGTGAATTGGACAGGAATCTGTACCCCAGTAATGTTAACAGGacaaatcacaatcatgagttTAAATAATAGCCAAAATAACGATAATCACTCACGGTCTCGTAGGTCTACCAATTCTCCAACGCTCTCCTGGGAGGAGGATGCTAGTGTGTACATTACATGGGATCAGGTGCCACAAGGGGTTCCCAGAGACACACAGGCTATATCAGACAAATGGATAGAGACAGGTAGAGTGTTAGGCTCCTGGCCGATCTGGGGAGCCATAGCCAATACCCAATATATAGCTCGTAATAGTCGTTGGATAAATTATTTATGGTATAACCAACAAAGATTTGTGAATTGGACTATAGAAGCCTTACAAGGGGTAAGTGAGCAGTTACATGCTACATCCCTAATGACACTGCAAAACAGGTTCATTATCGAGACTATGCTTGCTCAGGACCAAGGGGTCTGTGATGTAGTTGGAGAACATTGTTGTACCGTTATCCCCATGCACACCGGGGAGGATGGCAATTTAACCAAAGCTCTAAATAGCATACGCACCCTGAGAGACCAACACGTACAGCACTCAAATTGGAACACTAAAATCTCCTCAATTTGGGACTGGTTATCAAAATTATCCCCTGTAAAGATTCTACACATTATGGGAATGTTGTTGGGATTTGTAGTACTGGCTCTTCTTGTACTAGCCTGTTGTATTCTTCCTTTGGTGCAACTCCTCATCAGAAGAACGATGGCAAGTGTTGCTGGACAATTTATTATAATAGATCAAGGCTCCCATCCCAAGACAATCACAGAATTATATAAAGACATGGGTGACCCTGAAGGGAAAGAGCTTAACGATTTTCACCAGAGCACAGGGTTGAATGAGGGAAACCAATATGAAATGATGACGTCAGACAAGATACTGAGCCCAGATGATCAGAAATGGGGGTCAGTCGAGGAAGAGTACGAGGAAATAATGTAAGAGCACCTAGAGGTCTTGCTGTCACCAACCCTACTAACACTTAGCCACTAAACACAGTAATTTTGCTTGCATGCACAATGTCAAATGCTGTAGGGACAGACACAGTACTAACAAAGAAGGGATAGCACATTAAAGATGTCCTTTACAAACTTTTAAGATAGATATAAACCATGGCTGAGCCTTGGAGAACCCCACATCCATACCAGCAGAACCCAGAGGACCAGCCCGTATTCCAGTATCAACAGCAGACGCCAGGCGTGATGGGACCTCCTCGTCCACCTCCGCCACCCTACCCCGTGGGCAGTCGCTTGGTGCCCCTTTGCAACCCCGGTGAAGGTGTCCAGACGGGTGGACGACGCAGTTCCAACCCCTACACAATGACGCCGGACCAGGTTTTAGCTGCAGTCATGGGCGACCCCCCACCTGCACATACTTTTCGTCAGCTGCTGTTGGCACCAACAGTCCCCAGTCACGCTGACAATCCCCAAGAAGGTGCCAATCCAGAAGCAGAATCCTCCACTTGGGGAGGCCAGGCCCCAGTTGATCCCATTCCAAAGAACCCAAACCCGCCATACTCCCAGTTAGAGTTCATGCAGAATGTCGCGGGGGCCCAAGGGCCTTCCACCTCACGAGCAGGTGCTAGAGAGGTCCAAACTCCCACCTCCCCACAAATGCCATGTCAGAGTGGATGTCTTCCTTGCCAATACCGTGGGTGTGATGACACCTCATCAGTAACGGACGAGGATACCGAGTCACTAAGTTACTCACCTACTACTCCTGACCCCCCCCTAGAGCCAGCTAAACAACAAAGGAGTGCACGGGGCAGACTGCTAGGCCCCGCGCCAGTACAACCACTGCACACCTATATGCGCAACAGGCTACAGGATGAGTATGACATAGTCCCAGAACTCGTTGAGGCCAATCTGTGGCTATTGCCTGAGGGGAAGGCCAAAACTAAGCAAGATCGTGAAATTGAGGCTGTACTGCGTAACCAGTTTCACGCAGTTGGCCAAGGACCTTATCGCATGTTGATGCGCAGTCTTCCCCCAGTACTGCGTGAAAAAATGCGCAGGATTCGCCGTGACACCTATGCAATCAGAAAGGGTGAGAATCATGTGTTGagccgacagcagcagcagcacaccgcCAAGGAGCTGCTGAAGCTGCGGGCCCAGCTTAAAGAAATGACTGAGTCCCGAGACACCCTCATGGCGGAGGTCTCTATGCTGAGAGGGAAGGTGGCGGTTCAACACTTCTTAAGTCACAAGGACTGATATGGACATGATGAATCGACAAAATGGAGTTTATGCATGTTAATGCCATGATGATTGGATACTAAGTAATAATGATTGATGATGAAACCTAAAGGTACTGATGATTATGCTTGCTCTTTTATAAGAAGATATATGACGTGTGTTATGTGTGACAAAATGATAATTGATGAAATCTGATTTATGTGTTAACCTTATTGCTAATCACTGAAGATGATTCAAGTATGGTAATAGTTAATCTTAATCAGTAGTTATGGGACTATaaagtcccaaaggggggaatataaatttttctctccctctgtgattAAAGTATTATATGGGACTATTGtagccccaaaggggggaatgtagtgtaaaagtttgtgccaacaaatcaaacagtaaggttaagatgtataaattgattaagaaacttatataatcatgttttttatgtacAAGGCATTATAAAGTTCTTTGATccacatttaaatatgataaaacattactgtatgtgtcaaagtactcatagcaccatagcaccagactatgtaatcatgttgtatgcacctactgaaagaacaTACTGTGTCTTGTTAAacgatgaaacacatactcaaatgctgtaatacatacacacattcacagattgcactctaaaggttcaccttgcataagactgagagcactgaggactgtatagaaaagtccccaaaatacacatgttttttaaaaataaagtgaaagtgAGACCAGATCTAAGGGAAGAAaacttgggaaattccaggctgcattacaccattaaaaatgggcccaatcagaattggacacaaagaaaggttttccaccaatagaattggtcttaagagggaaagattagcaaaaagaggtggagactcatttgaatctccaccagcatataagccagggttctgagagcaggttttcagtcacactccggagtctgactcgctaagttgtatgtgttaaagcctgttgacacattaaacttgattgcatcggactttgcctgtttccagtgtttctttaagtatttgccagctgagcctaaggtaccaaatcgacatctgagaacaactgacaagagacaagaggttcaaggtcgggagcctacaggcccacttccaggcaccgatttttgacacttcagaagactcagtggaaga from Epinephelus lanceolatus isolate andai-2023 chromosome 11, ASM4190304v1, whole genome shotgun sequence includes these protein-coding regions:
- the LOC144464626 gene encoding uncharacterized protein LOC144464626: MWMAAGRDRWTNTTAICPGNLKNASDKFQQEFHVPPVVHLAPDLVFPFCVARGDNIEHWLNNVTSTNSSQEAERLIQCRYEETVGNVSSTAGSTQLRGVQKVCNTTQEAKIQCHQVVNGGNDSMVMGRNYNDTTWILILNLTNGTAPLADIFWMCENDLQVRTVLPVNWTGICTPVMLTGQITIMSLNNSQNNDNHSRSRRSTNSPTLSWEEDASVYITWDQVPQGVPRDTQAISDKWIETGRVLGSWPIWGAIANTQYIARNSRWINYLWYNQQRFVNWTIEALQGVSEQLHATSLMTLQNRFIIETMLAQDQGVCDVVGEHCCTVIPMHTGEDGNLTKALNSIRTLRDQHVQHSNWNTKISSIWDWLSKLSPVKILHIMGMLLGFVVLALLVLACCILPLVQLLIRRTMASVAGQFIIIDQGSHPKTITELYKDMGDPEGKELNDFHQSTGLNEGNQYEMMTSDKILSPDDQKWGSVEEEYEEIM